One window of the Osmerus mordax isolate fOsmMor3 chromosome 2, fOsmMor3.pri, whole genome shotgun sequence genome contains the following:
- the LOC136964956 gene encoding olfactory receptor 5AN1-like has product MTFSDNASTVTWFTLSGFDEMMEHRATFFSLTLLCYCAIILVNVALILTIIFDENLHEPMYIFLCNLCISGLFGTTGFYPKFLFDLLSHLQVISYAGCLIQSFVIYSAACGDFAILAVMAYDRYVAICRPLEYHSVMTRQWVTWLVFYPWLSTFFLLGIQSILTSILRLCGSHIEKLYCANWPTVKLSCTSTTASNIMGYINTLFYAGHIIFIVCSYVYLIRSCLKSIEDRGKFMQTCMPHLLSLINVTGALLFEVFYSRYGSTVISQHFQNFMAVQFLVIPPILNPLIYGLKLKQIRNRIMSLCISKRMSLKKTLQ; this is encoded by the coding sequence ATGACCTTTAGCGACAATGCATCAACAGTGACATGGTTTACTCTTTCTGGGTTTGATGAGATGATGGAACACAGAGCCACATTCTTCTCTCTTactttactgtgttactgtgcgaTTATACTAGTAAATGTTGCTCTCATTTTGACCATCATCTTTGATGAAAACCTCCATGAGCCCATGTACATCTTCCTGTGTAACTTGTGCATCAGTGGCCTGTTTGGCACAACAGGATTCTATCCCAAATTCCTTTTTGATCTACTGTCTCATCTGCAGGTCATCTCTTATGCAGGATGTCTCATTCAGTCTTTTGTCATTTATTCTGCTGCCTGTGGAGACTTTGCAATTCTAGCAGTGATGGCATATGACAGGTATGTGGCAATCTGTAGACCACTGGAGTATCACTCTGTTATGACCAGGCAGTGGGTCACTTGGTTAGTCTTTTATCCATGGCTCTCTACATTCTTTTTATTAGGTATACAAAGTATTTTAACAAGTATACTGAGATTATGTGGATCACACATAGAGAAGCTCTACTGTGCAAATTGGCCCACAGTTAAACTGTCTTGCACTTCAACAACAGCAAGCAATATAATGGGGTATATTAACACACTTTTCTATGCTGGACATATAATATTCATTGTGTGTTCCTATGTATATCTTATCAGGTCATGTTTGAAGTCTATTGAGGACAGGGGAAAGTTTATGCAGACCTGCATGCCACATTTACTGTCATTGATTAATGTAACAGGTGCTCTGCTGTTTGAGGTTTTCTACAGTAGATATGGTTCAACAGTGATATCACAACACTTTCAGAATTTTATGGCAGTACAATTTTTAGTTATTCCTCCAATTCTAAACC